From the genome of Nocardia mangyaensis:
TTCGAGATTGACGCCAAGGTCCCCCTCCCGGACAGCGTGCCCATCGACTATCTGATCGCCCCCAAGTCCTCCAAGACGCTGCGGCCTCGCTCCCGCCTCCTGGGGTTCGTCGAGTCGCTCATAGACAATCCCGACTGGTTCACCTCCAAGGAAACCGTCACTAAGGCCGCGGACTCCCTCACCGGCGTTTACCCCACTTACGAGTCGGGCCGCGACGACGTGTTCCTCCTCTCACGCCTCGATCTGGCCGAGAAGCTGCTCCTCGGGGTGGCAGGCATCGACAAGTCCGCCTTCGAAGAACTCCGCGAAGCCGTCAAGACATCCGAGGGGTACGCGAACGGGCTGGTCGACAAGATGAATGAGCGGCTCGCCAACGCCCTGAACTTCCCCAAATGGTGGTCACAGGACAGCGACTTCTCGCTCTACCTGACCCTGCGCGACTTCGACCTAGTGTTCACAGTGCGTGACCGCACCGGCAGCGACTACTCGTTCAGCGAGCGCAGCGGCGGTATGAGCTACTTCCTCTCCTATTTCGTGCAGTACCTCTCGCACAAGCCCACCGGGGGCCAGGAGATCCTGCTAATGGACGAACCGGACGCCTACCTGTCGATGCTCGGACAGCAGGACCTCCTCGCCATCTTCAGCGACCTCGCCGCCCCCGCCGACCCCGACAAGGCACCCGTGCAGGTCGTCTACGTGACCCACTCTCCCTTCCTGATCGACAAGAACCACGGCGAGCGGATCAGGGTGCTGGAGAAGGGCGACGCTGACGAGGGCACCCGGATCGTCAGCAACGCTGCACGCAACCACTACGAGCCGCTCCGGTCCGCATTTGGCGCTTTCGTCGCCGAGACGACCTTCATCGGCAACTGCAACCTCATGCTCGAAGGACAGGCCGACCAGGTGCTCCTTGCCGGTCTAAGCTCGCTCGCACGCCGCCTCGGCAGCAAGGACGACACCCTAGACCTCAACACCCTTAGCCTCGTCCCAGCCGGGTCCGCCGAGCACATCCCGTACATGGTCTACCTGGCCCGTGGCCGGGACGTAGATACCCCAGCCATCGTCGTCCTCCTTGACAGTGACAAGGAGGGCCAGGACATCGCAGCCGAACTCAAGAAGGGTTACCGCGATCGCCGCCTCATCGATGACGAGTTCGTGATTGGCGTTGGTGACCTGAACGCGGCCACACTCACCCTGTCCACAGACACCTTGCAGGAGACCGAAGACCTCATCCCCGCCGAAGTGGCCGTACTAGCTATCAAGCGGTTCGCTGCGGAAGTCCTCTCCGCACACGACGCCGCAGCGCTGGCGGTGAGCCTGACCAGTATCGAGCCCGATCCGGGACAGAAACTCTTCAGGGCCGCAGAGGCTGCCGCCAAAGCCGCCAGTCCGCACGCTGAACGGCCGCTTCGGCTCGACAAGGTCGGATTCGCGCGGGCCATCCTCGACGTCGTCGAACATGACGCCTCTGACGAACTGCGAACCCGCACGCTCGACAACTTCGCGGTTCTGTTCCGCCGTCTCGACAAGGCCCAGCGCGACGCTATGCGCAAGAACAACCGCGATCGGACCAGCAAGATCCTCAACCGGCTTCGGAAGAACTTCATAAAGGACAACCCAAAGGCGGTCACGCGCCGCGCCGTCGAGGAGTTCCTCGACACCATTCTCGCCCAACTCATCGACACCAGCCCCGAGGCCGAAACGGTCCGCGATGCCGTGCGACGCGTCCGCGCTGACTTCGAACTCCACGAGGAGCCCCACACTCTCGTCGACGACTACGACGGACTGCTTACCCGTCTCGAAGCGCTCGTCTACGAACCGGTTCGACAGGTGCAAGATGACCCAGCTTGATCGCAAAGGCGTTCTGGTCGCACGGGCATACGCTGACAGCCGTGGGCAGCGAGTGGAATCGGCCAGGAGTACGGGCACTCCACGCGCCTTGCGTCAAACACACGCGCAGGCTCACCTGTCGGCCGCCACGACGGACCATATGACCCGACATCGCTGATGATGTGTCGCGTGGGCTGGCCCTAGCCGGAGGGCCAGGCCGCTACGGGCGCGACCCCGACCCACCCCAAGAGCCGAGCCCGATCCCCAATGTCCTGACCTGAGCCCTCTGACGGTATCGCCTACCGTCGCGCAAGCGGACATGGCGACACCGTCAACGCGCACGGCTGTGCACTGCGTGTCCGGCTGAGTTCCGCTTCCTTCAAATCGCCAGTCGCCCAGAGCAGATCCCGAGGTTGCGCGTACCGTCTTCGATGTGCCCCGCCGTGGGTACATCGAAGACGGGTACGGGACCGATCCACACCGGCGGTGCGTCAGTATCAGATCGAATATGAACCTGCAATGACCAGGCGTTTTTCGGTTGCCCATGTTTTGCGTGTCCTGCCGAGGGCACCAACCTGCGACACCATATTTCAGCAGGTCAACACGTTTTCCAGGTCAGCACGCTCCCGCGCGAGGCAACTGCTGGACGCAAAAGACCAGGTGAGGTATTGCAGGTTCGATTCCTGGGTCACGAACCTGCGACCGGAGTTTTCCCTGGTCAGCGAAATCTCAATACGGTCCGCTGGGAGAGCGGCGTCTCCCACTCGCCAGACGTGAACTCGTCGGAGATGCCCCGCCAGCGCGGGCCTGTCAAATATGGTGTTCGCGATTGGTGCGGCGCACCCGCGCCAGAGTCGGCATCCGGCGCTTGCCGGTCGAGCCCAGGAACTACCCAACGAGGCTTCGCGCCAAAACCGCAAGGGCAGTCGGTTGCTCAGCCAGGAGTGCCAGGCGATGTGCCGGGGTGGGCCAGTCGTGAACCGAGAAGGGGGCGGGCACATATCCGCAACCCACCCAGCCATCCATCTAAAATGCGTGCTCACGCCCCGAGACAACTAGGTCATCGCGCGTACCTCGCCATCATCCTCGGCCACTGACGGCGAGAGGACCGACCCTCTAGGGTCGTCGACTCGAAGCGCGAGCAAGCCGACGAGAATCACTCCCGCGATCGCTGCCGCGAGCAGATACCCCGTGGTGATCGAGGTGGCGGCCATGAGCGGTCCGAACACCAGCGGCGACCCGAACTGCCCGGCGAACATGGCGGTGCCCGACAGTGAGGTGGCCTGCCCACGCCGAGACTCGGGTGGGGTATCGCCGATGAGCACGGTGATCACCGGCAGCATCAACCCGTTGCCGAGCCCGAACAGTGCCGACGCGACGAACACCGGCACCGGATGCGCCACTAGGCCGAGCACGGTGAACGCCGCGATCCAGCAGCAGGCGGTGACGCGCAGCAGCGACACGAGTCCGAAGCGTGCGCGGATGCGGGCGTATCCGAGACCTACCGCGATCGCGGCGATCGCCTGCACGACCATGAACAGGGACACGAAGACCGGTGCCGCGATTCCTAGCTGCGCCAAGCGTTGCGGTAGGAATACCGCCAGGCTGTACATCATCAACCCGGTGGTGATCATCAGCCCGTACCAGGCCAGGAGCCCCGGGTATCGGCGCACCAGATCCAACGCCGAACCAGTTGTCGCGGCCACTCGATCTTCTTGTGCGGCAGGTTGTTTCGGAATGACCAGCATGCTCGCGATCCCCAGCGGAATTCCGACGAGGTAGATCGCGAAGGTCGCATGCCAACTGATCCCGCCCAGGATTCCGGCCAGCAGCGGCCAGATCAGCCCCCCGGCGGTCGTCGCGGTGGTGCGCCAGCCCATGAGCTGGTCGCGGCGAGTGCCGGTGGCCATCGAGAGCATCGCGACGGTCGTGCCACTGAAAACTGTGGCCGCACCGACTCCCAGCAGCAATCGGCTGGCGATCAGCAGCGGAAACGAGGTGATCACCAAGCCCGCACCACCAGCCAGCCCGTAGAGAATCAGCCCTGCGGCCAGCGGCACCCGCACTCCCCACCGATCGATCGCGCGCCCGACCAGCGGACTGACCACCGCGATCGCGAACCCGTGCGCGGTGATGATGAATCCCGACGACGTTCCACTGACACCGAGATCGCCACGCATGACTTCGAGGACCGGCATCACGATCGCACCGGCCATCACCCCCAGCGTCGAGGCCCCCAGCATGACTATCAGTTCCGCTCGCCGCCGCATCACACCACCCACTCAGAAAATGTCACTGAGTGTAAAATTACATC
Proteins encoded in this window:
- a CDS encoding AAA family ATPase; the encoded protein is MLLKTLYVRFYKSFNYDYLRKSATNAVPDPWDVLEGGLFYPFVRIPMEKQITTVVGANESGKSQLLAAIKCLLTGSAIERRDFCRYSAFFSVGKEMAVPEFGAEFGDLGDDDAQTIRALTGLDADAEVKAFWLFRFNKRTIIYVTGADGDWVEKSVNAKALEKITLPTFFEIDAKVPLPDSVPIDYLIAPKSSKTLRPRSRLLGFVESLIDNPDWFTSKETVTKAADSLTGVYPTYESGRDDVFLLSRLDLAEKLLLGVAGIDKSAFEELREAVKTSEGYANGLVDKMNERLANALNFPKWWSQDSDFSLYLTLRDFDLVFTVRDRTGSDYSFSERSGGMSYFLSYFVQYLSHKPTGGQEILLMDEPDAYLSMLGQQDLLAIFSDLAAPADPDKAPVQVVYVTHSPFLIDKNHGERIRVLEKGDADEGTRIVSNAARNHYEPLRSAFGAFVAETTFIGNCNLMLEGQADQVLLAGLSSLARRLGSKDDTLDLNTLSLVPAGSAEHIPYMVYLARGRDVDTPAIVVLLDSDKEGQDIAAELKKGYRDRRLIDDEFVIGVGDLNAATLTLSTDTLQETEDLIPAEVAVLAIKRFAAEVLSAHDAAALAVSLTSIEPDPGQKLFRAAEAAAKAASPHAERPLRLDKVGFARAILDVVEHDASDELRTRTLDNFAVLFRRLDKAQRDAMRKNNRDRTSKILNRLRKNFIKDNPKAVTRRAVEEFLDTILAQLIDTSPEAETVRDAVRRVRADFELHEEPHTLVDDYDGLLTRLEALVYEPVRQVQDDPA
- a CDS encoding MFS transporter; the encoded protein is MRRRAELIVMLGASTLGVMAGAIVMPVLEVMRGDLGVSGTSSGFIITAHGFAIAVVSPLVGRAIDRWGVRVPLAAGLILYGLAGGAGLVITSFPLLIASRLLLGVGAATVFSGTTVAMLSMATGTRRDQLMGWRTTATTAGGLIWPLLAGILGGISWHATFAIYLVGIPLGIASMLVIPKQPAAQEDRVAATTGSALDLVRRYPGLLAWYGLMITTGLMMYSLAVFLPQRLAQLGIAAPVFVSLFMVVQAIAAIAVGLGYARIRARFGLVSLLRVTACCWIAAFTVLGLVAHPVPVFVASALFGLGNGLMLPVITVLIGDTPPESRRGQATSLSGTAMFAGQFGSPLVFGPLMAATSITTGYLLAAAIAGVILVGLLALRVDDPRGSVLSPSVAEDDGEVRAMT